A single Nostoc sp. PCC 7107 DNA region contains:
- a CDS encoding efflux RND transporter periplasmic adaptor subunit, giving the protein MSRLASVLIKNPVWQLLPKSLSDRHWLPTRQLWLLILSLAYLCSACGRASEAQSTGKDVGKKRPVPVMVATATQKTIPIFIKATGTVEAYSTVSVKSQIGGQLTRVYFRQGQNIKKGDLLFRIDSRPQQAALMQAMAAKAKDEALVKQSEANVNKAIAQVNQAKATVLKDVAQANNANVQAQRYAGLLQQGAISKEQSEQYQTSAVAQTATVKADQDAVANAQAAVVAAQADVKNVQAAVVADEAAIDNAKVQLSYSSIYSPITGRTGSLKLNQGNLVTANSTDPLITISQIHPIYVNFSIPQRMLPDLKKYTSNHKLEVDVIPPKDSGNPVHGYLTFVDSGVNTQTGTIQLKGTFSNNDERLLPGQFVNVVLKLSEIPNAVTVPTKAIQAGQQQQFVYVVKPDNTVDMRPVVVGDAVNNETAIAQGIKPGEQVVIDGQFNLVPGAEVQVKQGLTGGRGQEAGGRR; this is encoded by the coding sequence ATGAGCCGTTTAGCTTCTGTCTTGATTAAAAATCCTGTGTGGCAACTTTTGCCCAAGAGTTTGAGCGATCGCCACTGGCTGCCCACAAGGCAGTTATGGTTACTAATATTAAGTTTGGCTTATTTGTGTTCGGCTTGTGGTCGAGCTTCCGAAGCTCAATCAACAGGAAAAGATGTGGGTAAAAAACGACCTGTTCCTGTTATGGTGGCTACTGCTACTCAAAAAACAATCCCAATTTTCATCAAGGCTACAGGTACAGTAGAAGCATATTCAACTGTTTCTGTCAAGTCACAGATTGGGGGACAGTTAACGAGAGTGTATTTCCGCCAAGGACAGAACATCAAAAAAGGGGATTTGCTGTTTCGGATCGATTCTCGTCCCCAGCAAGCAGCACTGATGCAAGCAATGGCGGCGAAAGCCAAAGACGAAGCATTAGTCAAGCAGTCCGAGGCTAATGTTAACAAAGCGATCGCCCAAGTTAACCAAGCCAAAGCCACAGTCCTCAAAGATGTAGCCCAGGCAAATAATGCCAATGTCCAGGCACAACGCTATGCAGGGTTACTGCAACAAGGTGCAATTAGTAAAGAGCAGTCTGAACAATACCAAACAAGTGCAGTTGCTCAAACAGCAACAGTCAAAGCAGACCAAGATGCAGTGGCTAACGCCCAAGCAGCCGTAGTCGCCGCCCAAGCAGATGTAAAAAATGTTCAAGCCGCAGTAGTCGCAGACGAAGCCGCTATTGATAATGCTAAAGTCCAGCTTTCTTATAGTTCTATTTATTCGCCAATTACTGGGCGCACGGGCAGCCTCAAGTTAAATCAAGGTAATTTAGTTACTGCTAATTCCACAGATCCTCTAATTACCATCAGCCAGATTCACCCGATTTACGTTAACTTCTCGATTCCGCAGCGAATGTTGCCAGACTTGAAAAAGTACACCAGCAACCACAAATTAGAAGTTGATGTCATCCCCCCCAAAGATTCAGGTAATCCTGTACATGGTTATTTAACTTTTGTTGACAGTGGCGTAAATACTCAAACTGGCACAATTCAACTCAAAGGCACATTTAGTAATAACGACGAGCGATTGTTACCAGGGCAATTTGTGAATGTTGTTCTCAAATTATCCGAGATACCCAATGCTGTAACTGTACCAACCAAAGCCATTCAAGCTGGACAACAACAGCAATTTGTGTATGTAGTTAAACCAGATAACACAGTAGATATGCGTCCTGTAGTTGTGGGAGATGCTGTCAATAATGAAACTGCGATCGCCCAAGGCATCAAACCAGGTGAACAAGTAGTCATCGATGGACAATTCAACCTTGTACCAGGGGCAGAAGTGCAAGTTAAGCAGGGATTGACAGGAGGCAGAGGGCAGGAGGCAGGAGGCAGGAGGTAA
- a CDS encoding metal ABC transporter permease, whose amino-acid sequence MLEALIEPLQYGFMQRSLIIAILVGLLCAVVGSYLMVQRLALLGDAISHSVLPGLAIAFMIGANIFVGAFIAGVLSTMAISWIRTRSPIKEDAAMGIVFSAFFALGITLITVVQKDNKIDLNHFLFGNILGVTVDEVRDTAIIAMIVLVVVILIYKELLFYTFDPLGAQAAGLPVNRLNFGLMLLIALTIVASMKAVGVILVLSLLITPGATAYLLVKRLHEVMIVGAVIGVFSSISGMYLSYFYNLPSGPAIVLVVSGLFVLALLFSPKHGVLIPSGNQK is encoded by the coding sequence ATGCTAGAAGCACTAATCGAGCCGTTACAATACGGCTTCATGCAGCGATCGCTCATCATTGCAATTTTAGTTGGTTTGTTGTGTGCAGTTGTCGGTAGTTACTTAATGGTGCAACGACTCGCACTGCTAGGCGATGCTATCAGTCATTCTGTTTTACCAGGATTAGCGATCGCCTTTATGATCGGCGCAAATATCTTTGTTGGCGCATTTATCGCCGGGGTTTTGAGTACAATGGCGATCTCCTGGATTAGAACGCGATCGCCAATCAAAGAAGACGCAGCAATGGGGATAGTTTTTTCTGCCTTCTTCGCCCTTGGGATTACCTTAATTACGGTTGTTCAAAAAGATAATAAAATCGACTTAAATCACTTTCTTTTCGGCAATATTCTCGGCGTTACCGTTGACGAAGTGCGAGATACAGCCATTATCGCCATGATTGTTTTAGTAGTAGTTATTTTAATCTACAAAGAGCTTTTATTTTACACCTTTGACCCTTTAGGCGCTCAAGCCGCAGGTTTACCAGTCAATCGGTTAAACTTTGGTTTGATGTTGCTGATTGCTTTAACAATTGTCGCCAGTATGAAAGCTGTCGGTGTAATTTTAGTCCTATCGCTGTTAATTACCCCTGGTGCGACAGCTTATTTATTAGTCAAACGCTTACACGAAGTGATGATTGTCGGCGCTGTGATTGGTGTATTTTCCAGTATCAGCGGGATGTATCTCAGCTACTTTTATAATTTGCCTTCCGGCCCGGCGATTGTTTTGGTAGTATCAGGGTTATTTGTTTTGGCTTTATTATTTAGTCCGAAACATGGGGTTTTAATACCAAGTGGGAATCAGAAGTAA
- a CDS encoding HMA2 domain-containing protein: MPELPLENLSTPIYIQIVSQTPGRLRLKISPQHQEKAEIQLIANYLKVFFPQIDQVKVNSQTGSITIYTPAENSNFAEIIEKLQAQGLLIIVNPGEKSQPAKLTQTLFKFNQQVTNITKESVDLRVIIPFIIVAIVLKRLLPPLARWKTTTLYLLLWYGLEGLVKLSDKEQPPTDE; encoded by the coding sequence ATGCCAGAATTACCTTTAGAGAATTTATCCACACCAATATATATTCAAATTGTCAGTCAAACTCCGGGGCGGCTACGGCTAAAAATTTCCCCTCAGCACCAAGAAAAAGCGGAAATTCAGCTAATTGCTAATTACCTCAAAGTCTTTTTTCCGCAGATTGATCAAGTTAAGGTGAATTCTCAAACAGGCAGTATTACAATATATACACCAGCCGAAAATAGCAATTTTGCAGAAATCATAGAGAAATTACAGGCTCAAGGGCTATTAATCATAGTCAATCCAGGCGAAAAATCTCAGCCTGCAAAGTTAACTCAAACGCTATTTAAATTTAATCAGCAAGTCACAAATATTACTAAAGAGAGCGTAGACTTGCGAGTAATTATCCCCTTTATTATAGTGGCGATCGTACTGAAAAGATTGCTTCCGCCCTTAGCTCGATGGAAAACAACCACTTTATATCTTCTGCTGTGGTATGGCTTAGAAGGCTTGGTCAAACTTAGCGACAAAGAGCAACCACCAACTGACGAATAG
- a CDS encoding metal ABC transporter ATP-binding protein, with protein MDINSPDAISIAHLGVHYRTQEALRDINCVIKSGRLTGIFGPNGAGKSTLMKAMLGLVPVSSGMVMYQNQPLMQQRSKVAYVPQRSQIDWTYPATVWDVVMMGRVKKTGWLRSFSGVSRQIANSALERVGMSDFRDRPIGQLSGGQQQRVFLARALTQQADIFCFDEPLVGIDQKTQAVVFEVFQELAAENKIVLVVNHDLGESITHFDDLILLNRELIATGSRQQVLTEQNLHLAYGGKVMYFSDAA; from the coding sequence ATGGATATAAATTCCCCCGATGCAATTTCTATCGCCCATTTGGGGGTACACTACCGGACTCAAGAAGCCTTGAGGGATATTAACTGTGTAATTAAATCGGGGAGACTGACAGGGATTTTTGGCCCGAATGGTGCTGGTAAAAGTACCCTGATGAAAGCAATGTTGGGCTTGGTTCCTGTTAGTAGTGGGATGGTAATGTACCAAAACCAACCCTTAATGCAGCAAAGGTCAAAAGTTGCGTATGTACCCCAACGCAGCCAAATTGATTGGACTTATCCCGCCACCGTTTGGGATGTCGTGATGATGGGACGGGTGAAAAAAACAGGCTGGTTGCGAAGTTTTTCAGGAGTTAGCCGCCAAATCGCCAACAGCGCCCTAGAAAGAGTGGGGATGAGTGATTTCCGCGATCGCCCTATAGGACAATTATCAGGGGGACAACAACAACGAGTCTTTTTAGCCCGCGCCTTGACACAACAAGCAGACATATTCTGTTTTGACGAACCATTGGTAGGAATTGATCAAAAAACCCAAGCCGTAGTTTTTGAAGTCTTCCAAGAACTCGCCGCCGAAAATAAAATCGTCCTAGTCGTCAACCACGACTTAGGCGAATCCATCACCCATTTTGATGACTTGATTTTACTCAACCGCGAATTAATCGCCACAGGTTCCCGACAACAAGTCCTCACCGAACAAAACCTCCATCTAGCTTACGGCGGTAAAGTTATGTACTTCTCCGACGCTGCCTAA
- a CDS encoding DUF561 domain-containing protein, producing MTINSALQRAFTNRSVLKVISGLHNFECDRVAAIIKAAEIGGATFVDIAADPALVAMAKSLINLPICVSAVEPEKFVQAVAAGADLIEIGNFDSFYAQGRRFEAEEVLALTQQTRALLPEITLSVTVPHILELDQQVHLAEELVKAGADIIQTEGGTSSQPAHSGTLGLIEKAAPTLAAAYEISRAVSVPVLCASGISNVTAPLAIAAGAAGVGVGSAINQLNSEIAMIAAVRGLVEALATANNRAIA from the coding sequence ATGACCATAAATTCTGCACTACAACGTGCATTTACCAACCGCAGCGTTCTCAAAGTTATTAGTGGTTTGCATAACTTTGAGTGCGATCGCGTGGCTGCTATTATTAAAGCGGCTGAAATTGGTGGTGCGACTTTTGTTGATATCGCCGCTGATCCAGCATTAGTGGCAATGGCCAAAAGCTTGATTAATTTACCAATTTGTGTGTCAGCAGTTGAACCAGAAAAATTTGTGCAAGCTGTGGCGGCTGGCGCAGATTTAATTGAAATTGGGAATTTTGACTCTTTTTACGCCCAAGGACGCAGATTTGAGGCTGAAGAAGTATTAGCGCTGACTCAGCAAACCCGCGCACTGTTACCAGAAATCACCTTATCTGTGACAGTTCCTCATATTTTGGAACTAGATCAACAAGTACACCTGGCAGAAGAACTAGTCAAAGCTGGTGCTGACATCATCCAAACCGAAGGCGGAACCAGCAGCCAACCTGCTCACTCTGGCACTTTGGGATTAATTGAAAAAGCTGCTCCCACCTTAGCCGCAGCTTATGAAATTTCTCGCGCTGTATCTGTACCAGTATTGTGCGCTTCCGGCATTTCTAACGTTACCGCACCTTTAGCGATCGCGGCTGGTGCAGCTGGTGTTGGTGTCGGTTCTGCGATCAACCAACTCAACAGCGAAATAGCCATGATTGCTGCTGTACGTGGTTTAGTCGAAGCTTTAGCGACTGCAAACAACCGCGCGATCGCCTAG
- a CDS encoding glycosyltransferase family 4 protein, protein MQILIYSYNYHPEPIGIAPLMTELAEGLVKQGHEVRVITGMPNYPQREIYQGYQGKWYVTEKINGVTIQRSYLRIKSKPNLLDRLLLELSFIVTSLPQALRGKRPDVILLTIPPLLVTLPAALLGKIYNCPVVLNVQDILPEAAVRLGLMTNKRMIRFCELLEKFSYRNAQTISVIADGFLENLVNKGISAKKIICIPNWVNVNFIHPLPKEHNPWKITHQLDGKFVVMYSGNIALTQGLETVVAAAAKLSHIPEITFVIAGEAIALRRLQQDCLSCGADNVLLLPLQPRDQLPQMLAAADVGLIVQKRNVISFNMPSKIPLLLASGRPIVGSVPATGTAAKAIQESGGGVIVEPESPDALADAILELYHHPQRREYLGKQGRQFAVEHYACEAAIAKYEELFMDAIAKRTSNVDNVLKLNSPESIIDIQ, encoded by the coding sequence ATGCAGATTTTGATTTACTCCTATAACTACCATCCAGAACCAATTGGAATTGCACCCTTAATGACGGAACTAGCAGAAGGACTAGTCAAACAAGGTCATGAAGTGCGGGTAATTACAGGAATGCCCAACTATCCCCAACGAGAAATTTATCAAGGCTATCAGGGTAAGTGGTATGTGACAGAAAAAATTAATGGGGTAACTATTCAACGCAGTTATTTACGAATCAAGTCAAAACCCAATTTACTAGATAGATTACTATTGGAGTTAAGTTTTATCGTTACTAGTTTACCTCAAGCCTTGAGAGGTAAACGACCAGATGTAATTTTGCTGACGATACCACCGTTATTAGTGACATTGCCAGCGGCTTTATTAGGCAAAATATACAATTGCCCAGTAGTGTTAAATGTACAAGATATTCTACCAGAGGCAGCAGTGCGCCTTGGGTTAATGACTAATAAAAGGATGATTCGATTTTGTGAGTTATTAGAGAAATTTTCTTATCGGAATGCTCAAACCATCAGCGTAATTGCTGATGGTTTTTTAGAAAATTTAGTTAATAAAGGTATATCTGCTAAAAAAATTATTTGTATTCCAAACTGGGTAAATGTCAATTTCATTCATCCACTACCAAAAGAGCATAATCCCTGGAAGATAACCCATCAATTAGATGGAAAATTTGTGGTGATGTATTCTGGTAATATTGCCTTGACTCAAGGTTTAGAAACAGTCGTCGCAGCGGCAGCAAAGTTAAGTCATATTCCAGAAATTACCTTTGTGATTGCTGGAGAAGCGATCGCCCTGAGAAGATTACAACAAGATTGTTTATCTTGCGGCGCAGATAATGTATTACTCTTACCGTTACAGCCGCGCGACCAACTCCCGCAAATGTTAGCCGCTGCTGATGTTGGGTTAATTGTACAAAAACGCAATGTCATTTCCTTTAATATGCCTTCTAAAATTCCCCTGCTGTTGGCGAGTGGTCGCCCAATTGTGGGTTCAGTACCAGCAACAGGTACGGCGGCTAAAGCAATTCAAGAAAGTGGCGGAGGTGTAATTGTTGAACCAGAATCTCCCGATGCTCTAGCAGATGCCATCTTAGAGTTGTATCATCATCCACAGCGCCGAGAATATTTAGGTAAGCAAGGCCGACAGTTTGCAGTTGAGCATTATGCTTGCGAAGCAGCAATTGCAAAGTATGAAGAGTTATTTATGGATGCGATCGCCAAACGCACATCAAATGTAGATAATGTTCTAAAATTGAATTCCCCAGAATCAATTATTGATATTCAGTAA
- a CDS encoding metal ABC transporter substrate-binding protein, with amino-acid sequence MLLPLALFSCSQNNTNSTTAKSSDKPSVVATSTIIADLTQEVGGEEIQLKGILQPGADPHVYEPVPADSRFLEKADLILYNGYNLEPGLIKLMNAAGKGRKVAVGEIVKPLELDKGKGEIVPDPHVWGSAENAAAMVNVIRDALIELSPADKAKFTQNAAELTAELKQLHTWINQQIQTIPPDKRRLITTHDAFQYYGRAYKIAIAGTLIGISTEEQPSAQTVQRLVESVKQTGVPAIFAETTINPTLIKTVAQEAGVKLAPHQLYSDSIGAKGSDGETYIKMMEANTRAIVEALGGRYTPFQLIKKIETKPQK; translated from the coding sequence ATGCTTTTGCCATTGGCTTTATTTAGTTGTAGTCAAAACAACACCAACTCCACAACTGCCAAAAGTAGTGATAAACCGTCGGTTGTGGCCACTAGCACCATCATTGCAGACTTAACCCAAGAAGTTGGCGGTGAGGAAATTCAACTCAAGGGAATCCTCCAACCGGGTGCTGATCCCCATGTTTATGAACCAGTTCCCGCAGATAGTCGGTTTTTGGAAAAAGCAGACTTAATTTTGTATAACGGTTACAACTTAGAACCAGGGCTAATTAAGTTAATGAATGCGGCGGGAAAAGGTCGGAAAGTTGCTGTGGGGGAAATAGTCAAACCTTTAGAATTAGATAAAGGTAAAGGTGAAATCGTACCAGATCCCCATGTTTGGGGAAGTGCGGAAAATGCAGCCGCAATGGTTAACGTGATTCGAGATGCGTTGATAGAGTTATCGCCAGCCGATAAAGCAAAATTTACCCAAAATGCAGCAGAATTAACGGCTGAATTAAAACAACTGCATACATGGATAAATCAACAGATTCAAACTATTCCGCCAGATAAACGCCGACTAATTACCACCCATGATGCCTTTCAATATTATGGACGTGCATACAAAATTGCGATCGCCGGAACTTTAATTGGTATCAGCACCGAAGAACAACCAAGCGCCCAAACTGTACAAAGATTGGTAGAATCGGTAAAACAAACAGGCGTACCCGCAATTTTTGCCGAAACTACCATTAATCCCACCTTAATTAAAACTGTAGCTCAAGAAGCTGGCGTAAAACTAGCACCGCATCAACTCTACTCTGATTCAATTGGTGCAAAAGGCAGTGATGGTGAAACATACATCAAAATGATGGAGGCAAATACACGCGCCATTGTTGAAGCTTTGGGAGGTAGATATACACCATTTCAACTAATTAAAAAGATAGAAACTAAACCTCAAAAATAA
- a CDS encoding gluconokinase, whose product MIILIMGVAGSGKTTIGQALAAAIKWEFDDADTFHSVAAKAKMSRGEPLTDADRQPWLESLQTAIAQWLQAEKNVILACSALKASYRQILCGDDSRVKLVYLTGRYELIEQRLRDRHGHFMPANLLQSQFDTLEAPTTAAAIYIDISQDLGAIVQQIRNSLNV is encoded by the coding sequence ATGATAATTCTGATTATGGGAGTAGCTGGCTCCGGTAAAACCACCATTGGTCAAGCACTTGCAGCAGCGATAAAGTGGGAATTTGACGATGCAGACACCTTTCATTCAGTTGCTGCTAAGGCAAAAATGAGCCGAGGGGAACCGCTGACGGATGCCGATCGCCAACCTTGGTTAGAATCATTACAAACAGCGATCGCCCAATGGTTACAAGCAGAAAAAAACGTCATCTTGGCTTGTTCAGCCCTCAAAGCTAGTTATCGTCAGATTCTTTGTGGTGATGATTCACGGGTAAAGTTAGTGTACCTCACAGGCCGTTATGAGTTGATTGAACAAAGATTGCGCGATCGCCACGGTCATTTTATGCCAGCCAATCTTTTACAAAGCCAGTTTGATACTTTAGAAGCGCCAACCACAGCCGCAGCAATTTATATTGATATCTCCCAAGATTTAGGTGCGATTGTACAGCAAATCAGAAATAGCCTGAACGTCTAA
- a CDS encoding efflux RND transporter permease subunit codes for MNISELFIRRPIMTTLVMVGVLIFGLMSYRMLPVSDLPNVDFPTIQVSANLPGANPETMAASVATPLEAQFSSIAGLSSMNSTSSLGSSQVTLQFDLSRDIDGAAQDVQAAIAKATRQLPADMPSPPSYRKVNPADQPILYISLNSAVLPLSTVDKYAETQLAQRLSMVNGVAQVQVYGSQKYAVRVLLDPESLSAKGIGVDEVADAISKGNANIPTGTLYGQEQNFTIQANGQLNDAAAYRSLIVSYQGGAPVQLGEVAQVLDSVENDKVASWYFSKTQKPKQKSHSGVRAIVLAIQKQPGTNTVEVVEAIKKLLPKFHEQIPAAVNMEILYDRSQAIRESVDDVQFTLLLTIGLVVLVIFLFLRNLRATIIPSLAVPLSLVATLGVMLLLGFSLDNLSLMALTLSVGFVVDDAVVMLENIVRHMEMGESRLEAALNGSREIGFTILSMTISLVAVFIPVLFMGGILGRLFREFAVTISVAILVSGIISLSLTPMLCSRFLLPPHHQQADKGEPVKKGFKGRIQRFNRGLYNTSEKFFDVILGGYEWSLKRSLKYHRTTMFISGAIVVATVYLFMVVPKGFIPTADVGQITASTQAAEDISFAEMVKHQQAVAAIADRDPNIAAINSSVGAGGANSSSNTGRLFISLKPREERKLSADEIVQELRPKLSRIPGMKVFLQNPPAINIGGQQSKAQYQFTLQSPNIQDLYQYAPTLEEKLRGLPDLQDVNSDLQIKNPQVQVDINRDQAASMGLTAEQIETALSNAYGTRQVSTIYASDSQYQVIMGVEPKYQGDPSALELLSIHSPNGQLVPLNAVASISKGVGPLTINHSGQLASVTISFNLKPGVSLGSVTDKIEHIARQTLPASITTGFQGSAQAFQSSLQGLGLLLLVAILVIYIVLGILYENFIHPLTILSSLPSAGFGALLSLLLFQVDLNIYAFVGIILLIGIVKKNGIMMVDFAIEARQSGKTPYGAIYEACVVRFRPIMMTTMAALMGTLPIALGLGAGGDTRRPLGLAVVGGLLFSQFLTLYLTPVFYTYMESWQSLMKKRQWRKQPDSHAV; via the coding sequence ATGAATATTTCCGAGTTATTTATTCGTCGCCCAATCATGACGACTTTGGTAATGGTTGGCGTGTTGATTTTCGGGCTGATGAGTTACCGAATGTTGCCTGTGAGTGACTTGCCGAATGTGGATTTTCCCACAATTCAGGTGAGTGCTAACTTGCCTGGGGCGAATCCAGAAACAATGGCGGCATCGGTGGCGACACCTTTAGAAGCGCAATTTTCGAGTATTGCTGGTTTGAGTTCCATGAACTCGACTAGTTCTTTGGGTAGTAGTCAGGTAACACTGCAATTTGATTTAAGTCGAGATATTGACGGGGCTGCCCAAGATGTGCAAGCTGCGATCGCTAAAGCAACTCGGCAATTACCTGCGGATATGCCCAGCCCCCCATCCTATCGCAAGGTAAACCCCGCAGATCAGCCCATCCTCTACATCTCCCTGAATTCTGCTGTTCTGCCCCTGTCCACTGTAGACAAGTATGCAGAAACCCAACTGGCACAACGTTTATCAATGGTCAATGGTGTGGCACAGGTGCAAGTCTACGGTTCGCAAAAGTACGCCGTGAGAGTTTTGCTTGACCCGGAATCTCTCAGTGCTAAAGGTATAGGTGTAGATGAAGTTGCGGACGCTATTAGTAAAGGAAATGCCAACATCCCTACGGGGACACTTTATGGGCAAGAACAAAATTTTACCATTCAAGCCAACGGACAACTTAATGATGCGGCTGCCTATCGTTCTTTAATTGTCAGTTATCAAGGCGGTGCGCCAGTCCAACTCGGAGAAGTTGCCCAAGTCTTGGATAGTGTAGAAAATGACAAGGTTGCAAGTTGGTATTTTAGCAAGACCCAAAAGCCGAAGCAAAAATCTCATTCTGGTGTGCGGGCAATTGTTCTAGCCATTCAAAAGCAACCAGGAACCAATACCGTTGAAGTCGTCGAGGCGATTAAAAAACTGCTGCCGAAATTCCACGAACAAATCCCCGCAGCCGTGAATATGGAGATTCTCTACGATCGCTCTCAAGCCATTCGTGAATCGGTCGATGATGTCCAGTTTACGCTACTGCTGACTATTGGTTTGGTTGTGTTGGTAATTTTCCTCTTTCTTCGCAACCTCCGGGCGACAATTATACCGAGTTTGGCAGTACCACTATCTTTAGTTGCCACCCTTGGCGTGATGCTACTGCTGGGCTTCTCCCTGGATAACTTGTCCTTGATGGCGTTAACTCTCTCCGTCGGTTTCGTGGTGGATGATGCGGTAGTCATGCTAGAAAATATCGTCCGTCACATGGAGATGGGTGAAAGTCGGTTAGAGGCTGCGTTAAATGGTTCACGGGAAATTGGCTTTACAATTTTGTCCATGACCATTTCTTTAGTCGCCGTATTTATTCCCGTGCTGTTTATGGGCGGAATTTTAGGGCGATTATTCCGCGAGTTTGCTGTAACTATCAGCGTGGCAATTTTGGTATCGGGAATAATTTCTCTGAGTTTGACACCAATGCTGTGTTCTCGATTCTTGCTTCCACCCCATCACCAGCAAGCAGACAAAGGAGAACCAGTGAAAAAAGGTTTCAAAGGCAGAATTCAAAGATTTAACCGGGGACTTTATAATACTTCCGAAAAATTTTTCGATGTGATTTTGGGTGGGTATGAGTGGAGTTTAAAGCGATCGCTTAAATATCACCGTACAACAATGTTTATCTCTGGGGCTATTGTTGTGGCTACGGTTTATTTATTTATGGTTGTGCCGAAAGGCTTTATTCCCACTGCGGATGTCGGACAAATCACCGCCTCCACCCAAGCCGCCGAAGATATCTCCTTTGCTGAAATGGTAAAACATCAACAGGCTGTAGCGGCGATCGCAGATCGTGACCCCAACATCGCAGCGATTAACTCCAGTGTTGGTGCAGGTGGCGCAAATTCTTCTAGTAATACCGGACGCTTATTTATCAGTCTCAAACCCCGCGAAGAACGCAAACTGAGTGCTGATGAAATTGTCCAAGAACTGCGCCCCAAGCTATCACGCATCCCTGGGATGAAGGTTTTCTTGCAAAACCCACCAGCGATTAATATTGGTGGACAACAAAGCAAAGCTCAATATCAATTCACCTTACAAAGTCCGAATATTCAAGATTTATATCAATATGCGCCAACATTAGAAGAAAAACTCCGAGGGCTACCTGATTTACAAGATGTCAACAGTGATTTGCAAATCAAAAACCCCCAAGTGCAAGTTGACATCAACCGTGATCAAGCGGCATCTATGGGGCTAACTGCCGAACAAATCGAAACTGCCCTGAGTAATGCCTACGGTACACGGCAAGTTTCCACAATTTACGCCTCCGATAGCCAATATCAAGTGATTATGGGAGTCGAACCCAAATATCAGGGAGACCCCAGCGCCTTAGAATTGCTGTCAATTCACTCCCCCAATGGACAACTAGTACCATTAAATGCCGTCGCCAGTATCTCCAAAGGTGTGGGGCCGTTGACTATTAACCACTCAGGACAGTTAGCTTCGGTAACTATTTCCTTTAACCTCAAACCCGGAGTATCACTGGGTAGCGTCACAGATAAAATTGAACACATTGCCCGTCAAACATTACCCGCCAGTATTACTACAGGTTTCCAAGGTTCTGCACAGGCGTTTCAGTCTTCCTTACAAGGGTTAGGATTATTGCTACTAGTGGCGATTTTAGTAATTTATATTGTGTTGGGAATTCTATATGAGAACTTTATCCACCCTTTGACAATTCTTTCGAGTTTGCCTTCCGCTGGATTTGGGGCGTTGTTAAGCTTATTATTATTCCAAGTTGACTTGAATATTTACGCCTTTGTCGGCATTATTTTGCTGATTGGGATTGTGAAGAAAAACGGCATTATGATGGTGGACTTCGCCATTGAAGCCCGGCAAAGCGGTAAAACTCCCTACGGTGCCATCTATGAAGCTTGTGTCGTCAGGTTTCGCCCAATCATGATGACTACAATGGCAGCTTTGATGGGAACTTTACCCATCGCCCTTGGGTTGGGTGCAGGCGGAGATACACGCCGTCCCCTGGGTTTAGCCGTGGTTGGAGGATTGCTGTTTTCCCAATTTCTCACCCTGTATTTAACACCTGTGTTCTATACATATATGGAATCTTGGCAAAGCTTGATGAAAAAACGCCAATGGCGCAAACAGCCAGATTCTCATGCTGTATAA